A DNA window from Deltaproteobacteria bacterium contains the following coding sequences:
- a CDS encoding type II secretion system F family protein, with the protein MPLFSYRARDPAGMLITGELEANAEDALMSHLSNQGLIPLRVRKVVKGFRLPSLSRIFSRRIRSEELLVFTRQFQTLFKAGLGMDSIFSALLRQSRNKKMVEVLQGIRSAVASGSTLAQAFSKFPEVFRELYVNMLAAGEEAGILDETLKHLGDLLEKEIGIRSAVKSATLYPKIVIATLMLAITVLMIVVVPKFAAFYANYKAALPLPTVILMKMSYFFVHWWFLLLAAGLLFLFLYRRYKATLRGKMRLGELAFKLPVFGPLNLRVANARFCHILSSLYKSGLPITRALEITGGTIENGAFQRDVDQLRLEVTRGRSLSEGMQQCRFFTPVIEEAVAAGEKSGALDEMMDSVGSHYDMEVGHTIKNLSTLLEPILLFLIFGMVGLFALAIFLPIWNMTTFATGTH; encoded by the coding sequence ATGCCTCTTTTTTCCTACCGGGCTCGAGATCCTGCAGGGATGCTGATTACCGGTGAGCTTGAGGCGAATGCAGAAGATGCCCTCATGAGCCATCTTTCCAACCAGGGGTTGATTCCGCTTCGTGTGAGGAAGGTCGTCAAAGGTTTCCGTCTCCCCTCTCTTTCACGGATTTTTTCAAGACGGATTCGATCGGAAGAGCTGCTTGTCTTCACGCGCCAGTTTCAGACCCTTTTCAAGGCGGGGTTGGGAATGGACTCGATTTTTTCAGCCCTCTTGCGACAGTCGCGTAACAAGAAAATGGTCGAGGTGCTCCAGGGAATTCGATCTGCAGTGGCGAGTGGCTCGACCTTGGCTCAGGCCTTTTCTAAATTTCCGGAAGTCTTTCGTGAACTGTATGTCAATATGCTGGCTGCAGGTGAGGAGGCCGGGATCCTGGATGAGACCTTAAAACATCTGGGAGATCTCCTGGAAAAAGAGATCGGTATCCGGAGCGCCGTGAAGTCGGCGACCCTTTATCCGAAGATTGTGATTGCCACGCTTATGTTGGCAATCACGGTGTTGATGATTGTTGTCGTTCCGAAATTCGCTGCCTTTTATGCTAATTATAAGGCGGCCCTCCCTCTGCCAACTGTCATTCTGATGAAGATGAGTTATTTCTTTGTCCATTGGTGGTTTCTCCTTCTGGCGGCAGGTCTCCTTTTTCTTTTTCTGTACAGGAGATACAAGGCGACCTTGCGCGGGAAGATGAGGCTGGGGGAGTTGGCCTTCAAGCTTCCTGTTTTTGGACCACTCAATCTTCGGGTGGCCAATGCGCGGTTTTGTCACATCCTCTCCTCCCTTTATAAGAGTGGTCTGCCGATTACACGTGCCTTGGAGATTACAGGAGGAACGATTGAAAATGGCGCCTTTCAACGTGATGTCGATCAACTCCGGCTCGAGGTGACGCGGGGGAGGAGTCTTTCGGAGGGGATGCAGCAGTGTCGTTTTTTCACCCCTGTCATCGAGGAAGCAGTAGCGGCGGGTGAAAAATCAGGGGCCCTGGATGAGATGATGGATAGTGTCGGTTCCCATTATGATATGGAGGTGGGACATACCATCAAAAATCTTTCGACCCTGCTGGAGCCGATTCTCCTTTTCTTAATATTTGGAATGGTTGGGCTTTTTGCCCTCGCGATCTTCCTGCCGATCTGGAATATGACGACATTCGCAACTGGAACCCACTGA